In one window of Amblyomma americanum isolate KBUSLIRL-KWMA chromosome 9, ASM5285725v1, whole genome shotgun sequence DNA:
- the LOC144104615 gene encoding uncharacterized protein LOC144104615, producing MGASPTAPSVGVIIAAMDSRLLPAVLLGRHRIRLIRTPAQITTAILVITSAIIGPAIGASMGRRLKVSPDLLTKSWDPFPVMGFAVDLCESKLNRTGRCVSLPDCRFTRGTREGECADGFGVCCVYEARDNVATTLSNNSYFVQPRYPRPYAGGANVSLTVLLPSFTCQLRLELEEFRLLPPVAGRCVNDSLRVFVNGSDSYVPELCGHNAGQHVVLHFPESEERSLLSLKVSAPRAGFQRSWSVRIVIYSCGSAKLAQPGCLQHHGGCRGSFRSFAYSEESLHYVRALSYAVCIARPTWLQAISLKIRTVSRYPAESPSGRGGDVGDNGGPQCRSNFIQLPPGYDSRRGLAAPVRICGGNRTVVLHMSVQGPLVFYIVSSNDLDQRTQFRVDYSLYPCS from the exons ATGGGTGCGTCACCGACAGCGCCCTCTGTCGGTGTTATCATCGCTGCAATGGATTCCCGGTTGCTACCAGCTGTGCTTCTCGGCCGCCACCGGATCAGGCTCATTCGGACGCCTGCGCAGATAACGACCGCGATCTTGGTGATTACATCTGCTATCATCGGCCCAGCTATCGGCGCATCGATGGGGCGAAGGTTGAAGG TGAGCCCGGATCTGCTGACCAAGTCGTGGGACCCTTTTCCCGTAATGGGCTTCGCCGTGGATCTATGTGAGAGCAAACTCAACCGCACTGGCCGCTGCGTGTCGCTTCCAGACTGCCGCTTCACGCGCGGCACGAGAGAGGGAGAATGCGCCGACGGATTCGGCGTCTGCTGCGTCT ACGAAGCCCGAGACAATGTGGCGACGACGCTGTCCAACAACTCCTACTTCGTCCAGCCCCGGTACCCGCGTCCATACGCCGGAGGGGCCAACGTTTCCCTCACCGTTCTGCTTCCGTCCTTCACCTGCCAGCTTCGCCTAGAGCTGGAGGAGTTCCGGCTGCTGCCGCCTGTGGCGGGTCGCTGCGTCAATGACTCACTCAGGGTGTTTGTCAACGGAAGCGACTCGTACGTGCCAGAACTGTGCGGACACAACGCCGGACAACACG TGGTCCTGCACTTCCCTGAAAGCGAGGAGCGAAGTCTGCTTTCCCTGAAGGTGTCCGCACCGAGGGCGGGCTTCCAGAGAAGCTGGTCCGTCCGGATCGTCATCTACAGCTGCGGCAGCGCAAAGCTGG CGCAGCCGGGCTGCCTGCAGCACCACGGTGGCTGCCGGGGCTCCTTCCGCAGCTTCGCCTACTCCGAAGAGTCGCTGCACTACGTGCGGGCCTTGAGCTACGCCGTGTGCATCGCGCGGCCCACGTGGCTCCAGGCCATCTCGCTCAAGATACGCACCGTGTCCCGGTACCCTGCGGAGTCCCCGTCCGGCCGCGGTGGAGACGTCGGTGACAACGGCGGACCCCAGTGCCGGAGCAACTTCATTCAGCTGCCGCCCGGTTACGACAGCAGGCGAGGTTTGGCCGCGCCCGTCAGAATATGCGGAGGGAACCGAACTGTGGTGTTACATA TGTCCGTCCAAGGTCCACTCGTATTCTACATTGTCAGCAGCAACGACCTCGACCAGCGGACTCAGTTCCGGGTGGACTACAGCCTGTACCCATGTTCATGA